The DNA window TAATTCTTCATAACCTTCATCAATAGCAAATTCACGTCTGACAACACGTACGCATGGAGACTCAGAAACAACCTTCTTTATGAATGGTAGAGTTTCTTCATCCGCCACACTTAGCAATTCATCTTCTTGATACACCACCTCACGTTCTTTAAAACGCGTGACAATCTGGCGTATTTGGAATTTGGTTAATTCAAAATTGTTATTATTTTGCAGCATAATGTTCCTTTATCATATCATACGGATTCATAACATCCAGTTCCATATTACTATTTAAGAGTGCTCTTACATCTGTGTTTAGAGCATCAGCGATTACGAATAACTGCTCGATAGATGGCTGCATTTTATTGTTCGCCCACCTACAAACAGTAGCTTCAGTTTTCCCAATTTTCAAAGCAAGCCATTTATTAGTAAGCCGCTTTTCAGCA is part of the uncultured Bacteroides sp. genome and encodes:
- a CDS encoding helix-turn-helix transcriptional regulator, giving the protein MERKVFNRIKVVLAEKRLTNKWLALKIGKTEATVCRWANNKMQPSIEQLFVIADALNTDVRALLNSNMELDVMNPYDMIKEHYAAK